In the Pseudoliparis swirei isolate HS2019 ecotype Mariana Trench chromosome 21, NWPU_hadal_v1, whole genome shotgun sequence genome, one interval contains:
- the arl2 gene encoding ADP-ribosylation factor-like protein 2: MRDTKVLINEQGHLKGEKYAFLPIPGSCRGLDNAGKTTILKKFNGEDISTISPTLGFNIKTLEHRGFKLNIWDVGGQKSLRSYWRNYFESTDGLVWVVDSADRLRLEDCRQELSSLLMEERLAGATLLVFANKQDLPGSLSKEAIREALALDEIKSHHWCIIGCSAVTGDNLLAGVDWLLDDIAARIFTTD; this comes from the exons ATGAGAGACACTAAAGTCTTAATAAATGAACAGGGACATCTAAAAGGTGAGAAGTACGCGTTCCTTCCTATACCTGGCTCGTGCAGAGGTCTGGACAACGCGGGGAAGACGACCATCCTGAAGAAGTTTAATGGAGAAGACATCAGCACCATCTCCCCGACGCTGGGCTTCAACATCAAAACACTGGAGCACagagg GTTTAAATTGAATATTTGGGATGTCGGGGGTCAGAAGTCGCTGCGCTCCTACTGGAGGAACTACTTTGAGAGCACAGACGGGCTGGTGTGGGTGGTGGACAGCGCAGACAGACTCAGACTGGAGGACTGCAGACAGGAGCTCAGTTCACTGTTAATGgaggag AGGTTAGCCGGCGCGACGCTGCTGGTGTTTGCCAACAAACAGGATTTGCCAGGATCCCTGTCGAAAGAGGCCATACGAGAG GCACTGGCCCTGGATGAGATCAAAAGTCATCACTGGTGCATCATCGGCTGCAGCGCAGTCACAGGAGACAACTTGTTAGCGGGAGTGGACTGGCTGTTGGATGACATCGCTGCAAGGATCTTCACCACCGACTGA
- the batf2 gene encoding basic leucine zipper transcriptional factor ATF-like 2, which translates to MRPLHTSHGRGLARVSASLQQRRPAMSPLFMDTGCDLNSPSSVSAEGSNTAGSEREEEGEHTGRRGRIKQEKNKNAARKSRRKQTKRADELHEELQCLERSNSAIKKEIAALKKDLHSYTAALERHKPSCCLKGSAASSSSSAGPSGDPPGASRSAFPAPPSLSTSLTPSLGLQPRDCVQSARFSPLTPPAATTSALPHGSSAGLFTSSSSVTAPDSVSSSAAPAPRSPLSADSPSLIALRPTNVPPVCTGLVSHSAVSRSGHPSVLDDFLMTQASFLAASSNAVPFNSQLAAENAGQDCPVSLTCSLSPPTLHDPSPKSLSCPAPVFASKPSYSQQVALSRPSLLSMLGVPSPLNVSQTTSSSFDEPVPQPPPSLGDPSRDLSLCELLECNEWILSGTSHL; encoded by the exons ATGCGTCCACTCCACACGTCGCATGGCAGAGGTCTCGCACGTGTGAGCGCcagtctgcagcagaggagACCGGCGATGTCACCGTTATTCATGGACACCGGCTGTGATCTCAACAGCCCCAGCTCCGTGTCCGCTGAGGGGAGCAACACCGCCGGATCG gagagagaagaagagggagaacacACGGGACGCAGAGGGAGAATAAAAcaagagaagaacaagaacgcTGCGAGGAAGAGCCGCAGGAAGCAAACGAAGAGAGCCGACGAACTTCACGAG GAGCTCCAGTGTCTGGAGCGATCCAACTCGGCGATCAAAAAGGAGATCGCCGCATTGAAAAAAGACCTCCACTCCTACACGGCAGCTCTGGAGCGCCACAAGCCTTCCTGCTGCCTCAAAGGCTCCGCcgcgtccagctcctcctcggcCGGCCCCTCCGGAGACCCTCCCGGGGCCTCGCGCTCCGCTTTCCCGGCCCCCCCTtcgctctccacctccctgaCCCCAAGTCTGGGTCTTCAACCTCGCGACTGTGTTCAAAGCGCCCGTTTCTCACCTTTAACCCCTCCGGCAGCCACGACATCCGCCTTGCCTCACGGTTCGTCCGCGggactcttcacctcctccagctctgtgACGGCTCCTGACTCCGTCTCTTCCTCCGCGGCTCCGGCTCCTCGCTCTCCGTTGAGCGCAGATTCCCCTTCGCTCATCGCATTGAGGCCGACAAATGTTCCGCCTGTCTGCACCGGCCTTGTTTCGCACTCGGCGGTCTCGAGGTCAGGCCACCCGAGTGTGCTGGATGATTTTCTAATGACACAAGCTTCTTTTCTTGCCGCTTCATCCAATGCAGTTCCCTTTAACTCCCAGTTGGCGGCAGAGAACGCAGGTCAGGATTGTCCCGTGAGTCTGACGTGTTCTCTTTCACCGCCAACTCTTCACGATCCTTCTCCCAAGTCCCTCTCGTGTCCTGCCCCTGTTTTTGCCTCAAAGCCAAGTTATAGTCAACAAGTCGCGCTCAGTCGTCCGTCTCTGCTGTCCATGCTCGGCGTCCCGAGTCCTTTGAATGTGTCTCAGACTACCTCCAGCAGCTTTGATGAACCAGTCCCGCAACCCCCACCCTCACTGGGGGATCCCTCAAGAGACCTTTCCCTCTGTGAGCTCCTGGAGTGCAACGAGTGGATACTAAGTGGGACGAGTCACCTGTAG